Proteins encoded by one window of Kineosporia sp. NBRC 101731:
- a CDS encoding DUF72 domain-containing protein, which yields MQRLHVGCAMWTHKAWSGRVTPRGVGARERLRFYAGWCNAVEGNTTFYATPTRETVETWAQQTDSDFRFVVKLPRLITHDRRFVGVDEELRQFLHVVEPLGPRIQALWIQLPGTFAPTDVPTLEALLRKLPTEHRYAVEVRHPRFFSDPGELERMCARTGTEWVPFDTTAFFATPPTSDAEREAWERKPRLPRRDRALTERPVIRYLGRDDEARTIAGWQHWVEVMAAWLREGRSPTFFLHTPDNVDAPALARRFHDEVRARVPGLEPLPTPDPVEPETLF from the coding sequence ATGCAAAGACTTCATGTCGGGTGCGCGATGTGGACGCACAAGGCCTGGTCGGGTCGTGTCACGCCGCGAGGGGTCGGGGCCCGGGAGCGGCTGCGGTTCTATGCCGGCTGGTGCAACGCGGTGGAGGGCAACACCACCTTCTACGCCACGCCGACCCGGGAGACCGTGGAAACCTGGGCACAGCAGACCGATTCGGATTTCCGGTTCGTGGTGAAGCTGCCCAGACTGATCACTCACGACCGCCGGTTCGTCGGGGTGGACGAGGAACTGCGGCAGTTCCTGCACGTGGTGGAGCCGCTCGGACCCCGGATCCAGGCCCTCTGGATCCAGTTGCCGGGCACCTTCGCGCCCACCGACGTCCCCACGCTCGAGGCTCTGCTGCGAAAACTCCCGACGGAGCATCGTTATGCCGTTGAGGTGCGGCATCCCCGGTTCTTCAGCGACCCTGGCGAACTGGAACGGATGTGTGCGCGGACCGGTACCGAATGGGTGCCGTTCGACACCACGGCCTTCTTCGCCACCCCGCCGACGAGTGACGCGGAACGTGAGGCGTGGGAACGTAAACCGCGTCTGCCCCGGCGCGACCGGGCGTTGACCGAGCGGCCGGTGATCCGGTACCTCGGCCGGGACGACGAGGCGCGCACGATCGCGGGCTGGCAGCACTGGGTGGAGGTCATGGCCGCCTGGCTGCGCGAGGGCCGTTCCCCGACCTTCTTCCTGCACACCCCCGACAACGTCGACGCGCCCGCCCTGGCCCGCCGGTTCCACGACGAGGTACGGGCCCGGGTGCCCGGGCTGGAGCCCCTACCCACGCCGGATCCGGTCGAGCCGGAGACCCTGTTCTGA
- a CDS encoding alpha/beta hydrolase, protein MPVEQGEVQTVQLTDGPALAVARIEAPLRPFLLVHGESADSTVWRQVAGRLVEAGHEIAAVDLRGHGRSEAPPTGYDTDTSADDLATLLDQLGYTGARSPIVAGHGWGADVALSLAARRDGITGLCLIDGGWTRPAWRYPTFEAFWASTHPDSPSDPADGEDPLLTRRRSIAHSVFLGEPRAWYPLVGVPVVLCPVVPPDGVPDPDGGGTATRTGIAEALGGLPRTRVSWYYGSGGRMLTADPGRIADDLLTLAADAEPTVG, encoded by the coding sequence ATGCCGGTCGAACAGGGCGAGGTCCAGACGGTGCAGCTGACCGACGGGCCGGCGCTGGCCGTGGCCCGGATCGAGGCCCCGCTGCGGCCGTTCCTGCTGGTCCACGGCGAGTCGGCCGACTCCACGGTGTGGCGCCAGGTGGCCGGGCGACTGGTCGAGGCCGGCCACGAGATCGCCGCCGTCGACCTGCGCGGTCACGGCCGGTCCGAGGCCCCGCCGACCGGGTACGACACCGACACCAGCGCCGACGACCTCGCCACCCTGCTCGACCAGCTCGGCTACACCGGTGCACGTTCGCCGATCGTGGCCGGGCACGGCTGGGGCGCCGACGTGGCCCTGTCGCTGGCCGCCCGGCGCGACGGCATCACCGGCCTCTGCCTGATCGACGGCGGCTGGACCCGCCCGGCCTGGCGCTACCCGACCTTCGAGGCGTTCTGGGCGAGTACCCACCCGGACAGCCCCTCCGATCCGGCGGACGGCGAAGATCCCCTGCTCACCCGGCGCCGCTCGATCGCCCACTCCGTCTTCCTCGGGGAGCCACGCGCCTGGTACCCGCTCGTCGGGGTGCCGGTGGTGCTCTGCCCGGTGGTGCCGCCCGACGGTGTGCCGGACCCCGACGGTGGCGGTACCGCCACCCGTACCGGGATCGCGGAGGCCCTCGGCGGCCTGCCCCGGACCCGGGTGAGCTGGTATTACGGATCCGGCGGGCGCATGCTCACCGCCGATCCCGGCCGGATCGCCGACGACCTGCTGACCCTCGCCGCAGACGCCGAGCCGACTGTCGGGTGA
- the manA gene encoding mannose-6-phosphate isomerase, class I, with amino-acid sequence MTAWTAEPSANEQYLTAVPAVTAMRNAVRDYDWGSTSALALLQSRTPSGGPEAELWMGTHPSAPSVLVLPDGDSTVELSLPEAIERFGEQVLGRDVQARFGARLPYLFKILAIARPLSVQVHPTMQRAQEKYTPGPDSIYVDPFHKPEMLYALEPIEALFGFRPPAQVAMLLSRLRAPRLEQLIDVLMPHGSTSDEAARLHSALELLITWPIEDRAALVAEVASGSSRLTAEGSPDYPEVFGWLDRLIGLHPADPMVLAPLLLDLVRLVPGQTVFVDAGVPHAYLSGLGVEIMAGSDNVLRCGLTSKEINVPELLHVIDSRPLASGDSNLSQLSDDEVAWRPPVQDFQLSRVIVTGGTGHPVTADASISGPQIVLCTKGAVTVTAGGVSVPLESGQSAFVTATAGPLTLTGEGEVFRAAPGRSL; translated from the coding sequence ATGACGGCCTGGACCGCTGAACCTTCGGCGAACGAGCAGTACCTGACCGCGGTTCCGGCGGTCACCGCTATGCGTAACGCCGTGCGCGACTACGACTGGGGCTCCACCTCGGCGCTGGCCCTGCTGCAGAGCCGTACCCCCAGCGGCGGCCCGGAGGCCGAGCTGTGGATGGGCACGCACCCGTCCGCACCCTCCGTGCTGGTGCTGCCCGACGGCGATTCGACGGTCGAGCTGTCGCTGCCCGAGGCCATCGAGCGCTTCGGCGAGCAGGTGCTGGGCCGCGACGTGCAGGCCCGCTTCGGCGCCCGCCTGCCCTACCTGTTCAAGATCCTGGCGATCGCCCGCCCGCTGTCGGTGCAGGTGCACCCGACCATGCAGCGCGCCCAGGAGAAGTACACGCCGGGCCCCGACTCGATCTACGTCGACCCGTTCCACAAGCCCGAGATGCTCTACGCGCTCGAGCCGATCGAGGCCCTGTTCGGGTTCCGCCCGCCGGCCCAGGTCGCGATGCTGCTGAGTCGTCTGCGGGCGCCGCGCCTGGAGCAGCTCATCGACGTGCTCATGCCCCACGGCAGCACCTCCGACGAGGCCGCCCGCCTGCACTCCGCCCTGGAGCTGCTGATCACCTGGCCGATCGAGGACCGGGCCGCCCTGGTCGCCGAGGTCGCCTCCGGCAGCAGCCGCCTCACCGCCGAGGGCAGCCCCGACTACCCCGAGGTGTTCGGCTGGCTCGACCGTCTGATCGGCCTGCACCCGGCCGACCCGATGGTGCTGGCGCCGCTGCTGCTCGACCTGGTGCGGCTGGTTCCCGGCCAGACCGTGTTCGTCGACGCCGGGGTGCCGCACGCCTACCTCAGCGGTCTCGGCGTGGAGATCATGGCCGGCTCGGACAACGTGCTGCGCTGTGGTCTGACCAGCAAGGAGATCAACGTCCCGGAGCTGCTCCACGTCATCGACAGCCGTCCGCTGGCCTCCGGTGACAGCAACCTCTCCCAGCTCTCGGACGACGAGGTCGCCTGGCGTCCGCCGGTCCAGGACTTCCAGCTCAGCCGGGTCATCGTGACCGGCGGCACCGGCCATCCGGTGACCGCCGACGCCTCGATCAGCGGTCCGCAGATCGTGCTCTGCACCAAGGGTGCGGTCACGGTCACCGCCGGAGGTGTCTCGGTGCCGCTGGAGAGTGGCCAGTCCGCCTTCGTCACCGCCACCGCCGGCCCCCTCACCCTGACCGGTGAGGGTGAGGTCTTCCGGGCCGCCCCCGGCCGCTCCCTCTGA